The Gammaproteobacteria bacterium genomic sequence AAAGCGGCTGGATATGAGGTCAAGGTCAGCCGCGGCTTCACCCAGCTCAAGCCTTGCAACTATACGGCGTCGGAAAGGCACCCGGTTCGTGATTGCCGCGAAACAGTGGAAGACAAGGGCCGGATCAAGCAGATGCTGTTCAGTGGGTTCAAAAAATGCCTCTATCCACTGCAAAAGTTCGATTCAGACAGCGAACGACGGTTCGCCGTTATCCTGGAGCGCGATGCGGAAAAGTGGTTCCGGCCTGTCAAGGGCCAGTTTCAGGTTTACTACCAGCACGGCGCGAAGCAGCTCGAATACGTGCCGGATTTCGTGGCCGAGACGGATCGTGTGATTTATATGGTGGAAACCAAAGCCAAGTCCGACATGCAGGACTCGGAAGTGCTGGCCAAAGCAGAGGTGGCGGCCCGGTGGTGTCGGCATGCCTCGGAACATGCGGAAAAACATGGCGGCGGGAAATCATGGAAATACCTGCTGATCCCTCATATCGGGATCAATGAATCATGGCATTTGAAAGATTTTGAGCGTTATGTGCGGATATCAGACTGATGGTTGAGTGTCGCCTCCCTGACAGGGTGTTGATAGAGACCTTCTTGGCCTTTTTTCAACGCTGGCGGCCGCAAACATGGTTTTTCAACAACCTGCCAACATTTGGGATGTTCTGATGGGCTTCGCGAGCGGCCACCTGGACCGACAATCAAGCCGCGCCCGGTGCCTTGCCCCCCGCCACCCTCAACGCGGCCCATTTAATTTTAAGTTGGTGGGCGATGCTGGGATTGAACCAGCGACCCCTGCCGTGTGAAGGCAGTGCTCTCCCGCTGAGCTAATCGCCCAAGAAGCGGAAATTCTACGGATGAGAAGAGGGCGCGTCAATTGCCGGGCTGTCATTTGCCCAGCAGCACGTCCTTGGCCTGGTTGATTTTGGCGGCGAGGTAGGTGGAGCCGCCGCGGTCGGGATGGAAATTTTGCATCAGGCGGCGGTGGGCGGCGCGGATCTCGTCAGGGCCGGCGCCAGGGGCGAGGCCGAGAATGTCCAGGGCTTCGGCTTCGGTCATGGGGCCGCCGTGGTGCTCAGTGCCAGGGCCACTTCGTGCGCCTTCATCCCGCCATTCGGGGCCGAAGCGGCGGTCCAAATAGCTCTCCAGCAGGCGCGCCGATTCGTTGTCCTGCTGGATGTGGCGGAGCAGGTCGAGGAGGGCACTGCGGGTCAGCTCGTTCAACTGGCGGCCTTGATAGGGGCCTTCCAGTACCTCGCCGTTCAGTTCACCGCTCTCATGGTTCAGTTCCATGCGCAAATAGCGGGTGTCCACCTTGGAGTGCCGGGGGCCGCTGCTGCCGCCATTGGGCGAGAGGCGGTCGCGCAGGATTTTCGCCCGCCGCCAGGCAAGGATGGCCTGCTGGATCAGGGGAATGGCCCCGCCGATGAGGGCGAACACCCAGTGCATGCGGCCGGTGAGTACCAGCAAGAGAAACAGGGCCGCCAGGACCGCCCACAGGGTGCGGCGCAATGCGGCTTTGATCCGTTCCGGCGGGGTGTGGGCAAACCAGCGGCCGAAGATCACCAGCACAATGGCCACCAGCAGAAGCAAAACCAGAATCTGGGGCATGTCTTAGCTAGCGCTTGAGTTGGTGGGTGAGCAGGGGGGCAAGTTGGGCGTGCCGCCGGGCGTAATCGTCCAGCGCTTTCAGGCCACCGCTGGCGTAGACGGCCACGGCGCCCAGCAGCTCGCGCAGTTGCTGGGGGCTGTCGGCATTGAAGCGGGAATAGGCGCCACCGCTCAAGCGGGCGATGCTTTGAAAGGCATGGGCGGTGAGAGGATCGTCCCCTTCGTGAAACAGAAACGCCGGCACGCCGTGCACCCCCAGCTCACCGGCGCGGCGGGTCAGGGTTTCGATGTCTTCCTCCACGAAATCCCCCACATACACCAGCGCATTGACGGCGCGGTGACGGTGTTCCGCCAGGGTGTGCTTGATCACCCGCTCGATCTGGGTCAGCCCGCTGGCGCAGTGCACCGCCGTCATGGCCTGGAGCAGGGCCCGGGGATCACTGCGCCAGGAAGTGGCGTGGAATTCGCCATAACCGCGGAAATAGGCCAGTTGCACGTCCAGCCCGCCCAGCTTGGCGGTCTCGTCGAACATCTGGGCCTGCACATGGGCGGCGCGGTCCCAGCTTGGCTGGCGGCTGGCGGTGGCGTCCATGGCGAAAATCAGCCGCCCGCGGCGGCTGCCGGTGGCCGGGAGCCGGTTCATCTGTTCGAGAAAACGCGCCACTTCCCCAGACGTGCCGGGCGCGGCTGGCGTTTTTTTGCTGTGATCACTCATGACTGATGTCCAAAATCGGTCTTTCCCTCCCCTTTCAAAAAAGCGGGGATGTCAAATCAATTTTTTCGCCACAGCGCCGGGGGCGGAAACCGGTTCTTATTGTAACAAGCGCGCGTTGGGCGGTGCCGCCCTGTCAGGTCCGCCGCACCCTTGCTAGAATGCGCCATCTTTTGACCCGGCAACCCCCATAGGGATTCCCAGCATGACCGTACGCACCCGTTTCGCCCCCAGTCCCACCGGCTATCTGCACATCGGCGGTGCCCGCACCGCGCTGTTTTCCTGGCTCTACGCCCGCAAGCATGGCGGCACCTTTGTGCTGCGCATCGAAGATACAGACCTGGAGCGCTCCACTGCCGCGTCCATCAACGCCATTTTGGAGGGCATGACCTGGCTGGGTCTGGAATATGACGAGGGGCCGTTTCACCAAACCCACCGCTTTGAGCGCTATCAGGAAGTCATTCGACAACTGCTGGACGAGGGCAAGGCGTACAAATGCTATTGCAGCAAAGAGCGGCTGGAACGCCTGCGGGAAGACCAGATGGCGCGCAAGGAAAAGCCCCGTTACGACGGCCGTTGCCGCCACGGCGGCGGCGAGGGCCCGGGCGATTACGTGATCCGCTTTAAAAACCCCACTGAGGGTACCGTGGTGGTGGACGACAAAGTGCGTGGCCGGGTGGTGTTCCAAAACAGCGAACTGGACGATCTGATCATTGCCCGCAGCGACGGCACGCCCACCTATAATTTGACCGTGGTGGTGGACGACCTCGATATGAACATCACCCACGTTATCCGCGGCGACGATCACCTCAACAACACGCCCCGCCAGATCAACATCATTAAAGCCCTGGGGGCTGAACCGCCGGTGTACGCCCATGTGCCCATGATCCTGGGTGAGGACGGCAAACGCCTGTCCAAGCGTCACGGCGCCGTGAGCGTGATGCAATACCGCGAGGAAGGCTACCTGCCCGAAGCCGTGTTGAACTATCTCGTGCGCCTGGGCTGGTCCCACGGCGATCAGGAAATCTTCACCGTCGATGAAATGATTGCCCTGTTTGAGATCGAAAATATCAACAGCTCCGCCTCAGCCATCAATCCCGGCAAGCTGTTGTGGCTGAACCAGCACTATATCAAAGAGGGCGAACCCGCCCATATCGCCCATCATCTGAGTTGGCATCTGGGCGCCTTGGGCGTGGACCCCAGCGACGGGCCGCCCCTGGTGGATGTCGTCAAAGCCTTGCAGGAGCGCGTCAAAACCCTGCAAGACATGGCGCAGGGCAGTGTGTATTTTTACAAAGAGTTTGAAGACTACGACGAAAAAGCCGCCACCAAAAACCTCAAGCCCGCCGTGCACGAACCCTTGGTCGCCTTGGCGGAACGGCTGAAAGTCTTGGAGAGATGGGAGGACGAAGCCATCCACGATGCGGTGGTCCGCACAGCCGAAGCCTTTGATCTCAAACTGGGCAAACTGGCCCAGCCGCTGCGCGTGGCTGTGACCGGCGGCA encodes the following:
- a CDS encoding molecular chaperone DnaJ produces the protein MLVLLLLVAIVLVIFGRWFAHTPPERIKAALRRTLWAVLAALFLLLVLTGRMHWVFALIGGAIPLIQQAILAWRRAKILRDRLSPNGGSSGPRHSKVDTRYLRMELNHESGELNGEVLEGPYQGRQLNELTRSALLDLLRHIQQDNESARLLESYLDRRFGPEWRDEGARSGPGTEHHGGPMTEAEALDILGLAPGAGPDEIRAAHRRLMQNFHPDRGGSTYLAAKINQAKDVLLGK
- a CDS encoding VWA domain-containing protein; this encodes MSDHSKKTPAAPGTSGEVARFLEQMNRLPATGSRRGRLIFAMDATASRQPSWDRAAHVQAQMFDETAKLGGLDVQLAYFRGYGEFHATSWRSDPRALLQAMTAVHCASGLTQIERVIKHTLAEHRHRAVNALVYVGDFVEEDIETLTRRAGELGVHGVPAFLFHEGDDPLTAHAFQSIARLSGGAYSRFNADSPQQLRELLGAVAVYASGGLKALDDYARRHAQLAPLLTHQLKR
- a CDS encoding glutamate--tRNA ligase, which translates into the protein MTVRTRFAPSPTGYLHIGGARTALFSWLYARKHGGTFVLRIEDTDLERSTAASINAILEGMTWLGLEYDEGPFHQTHRFERYQEVIRQLLDEGKAYKCYCSKERLERLREDQMARKEKPRYDGRCRHGGGEGPGDYVIRFKNPTEGTVVVDDKVRGRVVFQNSELDDLIIARSDGTPTYNLTVVVDDLDMNITHVIRGDDHLNNTPRQINIIKALGAEPPVYAHVPMILGEDGKRLSKRHGAVSVMQYREEGYLPEAVLNYLVRLGWSHGDQEIFTVDEMIALFEIENINSSASAINPGKLLWLNQHYIKEGEPAHIAHHLSWHLGALGVDPSDGPPLVDVVKALQERVKTLQDMAQGSVYFYKEFEDYDEKAATKNLKPAVHEPLVALAERLKVLERWEDEAIHDAVVRTAEAFDLKLGKLAQPLRVAVTGGTVSPPINVTLRLIGRERTLVRIARALAYIGALGDGP